A region from the Algoriphagus machipongonensis genome encodes:
- a CDS encoding ThuA domain-containing protein, translating into MNKNHLTNKAFIYAIVFISFIGGACSQSMPEVELNDEWKNKIYELAPEEATYPFKEKKKVLVFSLHTGFWHWVNPHTEAMFKILGEKSEAFEVSSSTDIAMMEKDKLKEFDLVIFNNTNSKPTYRNLFVDKLSEDESMDSVSVWKKAEELEKNVLNYVKKGGGFFVIHGGNTTFNNSMAFSELIGGSFDYHPKQQPIHVRLVDHKHPLVQAFPADGFVHTDEPYFYKNAYDALDFKPLLYFNNSEIEAQRKGQELTEGVTYVAWIRKEGKGKVLYCAASHNAQSFENPDLLQFYLDGMQYLVGDVKVDETPIGK; encoded by the coding sequence ATGAATAAAAACCATCTCACGAATAAAGCTTTTATCTACGCAATCGTTTTCATTTCTTTCATAGGCGGTGCTTGTTCTCAAAGCATGCCTGAAGTGGAGTTGAATGATGAATGGAAAAATAAAATCTATGAGCTTGCTCCAGAAGAAGCTACTTACCCATTCAAAGAAAAAAAGAAAGTACTTGTATTCTCACTTCATACCGGATTCTGGCATTGGGTAAATCCACATACTGAAGCCATGTTTAAAATTCTAGGTGAGAAAAGCGAGGCCTTTGAAGTTAGTTCAAGTACTGATATAGCGATGATGGAAAAGGATAAATTGAAAGAATTTGATTTGGTGATTTTTAACAATACAAATTCAAAACCTACTTATAGAAATCTGTTTGTGGACAAGCTCAGTGAGGATGAATCAATGGATAGCGTTTCTGTTTGGAAGAAAGCAGAAGAATTGGAAAAGAATGTCCTCAATTATGTAAAAAAGGGAGGCGGTTTCTTCGTAATCCACGGTGGAAACACCACATTTAATAACTCCATGGCATTTTCAGAATTAATCGGCGGGAGTTTTGATTATCACCCAAAACAACAGCCAATTCATGTGCGGTTAGTAGACCATAAACATCCTTTGGTACAAGCTTTTCCTGCTGATGGATTTGTCCATACGGACGAACCTTACTTTTATAAAAATGCCTATGATGCATTAGATTTTAAGCCTCTCTTGTATTTCAATAATTCAGAAATTGAGGCACAAAGAAAAGGACAGGAACTAACAGAGGGAGTCACTTATGTAGCCTGGATTAGAAAGGAAGGAAAAGGCAAAGTCTTGTATTGTGCTGCTTCTCACAATGCCCAAAGCTTTGAAAACCCAGATCTACTTCAATTTTACTTAGACGGAATGCAGTATTTAGTTGGTGATGTAAAAGTGGATGAAACCCCTATTGGGAAATAA
- a CDS encoding zinc ribbon domain-containing protein YjdM encodes MENLAPCPSCKSPYAYEMGEKLVCPECGFEWVPEIEEEEEGFVVKDANGNILADGDSVTIVKDLPVKGAPKPIKAGTKVKSIRLVEGDHNIDCKVDGFGSMALKSEFVKKA; translated from the coding sequence ATGGAAAATTTAGCCCCTTGCCCTTCTTGTAAATCACCTTATGCTTATGAAATGGGTGAAAAACTTGTTTGCCCTGAATGTGGATTCGAGTGGGTTCCTGAAATTGAAGAAGAGGAGGAAGGCTTTGTGGTAAAAGATGCCAATGGAAATATTTTAGCTGATGGGGATTCTGTCACAATTGTTAAAGATCTACCCGTCAAAGGCGCTCCCAAACCAATCAAAGCAGGAACAAAAGTGAAAAGCATCCGACTTGTCGAAGGAGATCATAATATCGACTGTAAAGTTGATGGATTTGGCTCTATGGCACTTAAAAGTGAATTTGTAAAGAAAGCTTAA
- a CDS encoding NAD(P)/FAD-dependent oxidoreductase, translating to MENQKIYIIGAGLSGLVAALELEKGGFSPIILEASSEIGGRVKTDHEDGFLLDRGFQVLLTAYPEVKKYLDLPALNLKTFEPGAVVFDKKDSYIISDPLRNPLKVLGMAFSRVGSFLDKVKMFSLTQQLKKKSIEEIFQEPSIPTWQYLKKYGFSDQIISNFFKPFFRGIFLEKQLNTSSRMFEFVFKMFSQGHAAIPEKGMGEIPAMLRKQLGRTQIFFNSPVDKVERNTIKLKNGEVLEADRILICTQPDQVMEQLQGQFPKTKSVITLYFSLQNSFMARPMLGLVPNEGHLINNLVFMDDVSESYSTNGRALLSITVLESDLDEKSLIKAVQEELEQYSGVKADYFKFVKSYYIKHAIPTVDDMKASIPITECKLTDHVFLGGDYLLNGSINAAMTSGRLVAESVMLSYTPTH from the coding sequence ATGGAAAACCAGAAAATATATATCATTGGGGCAGGTCTTTCTGGCCTTGTCGCAGCATTGGAGTTAGAAAAAGGCGGGTTTTCCCCAATAATTTTGGAAGCGAGTTCAGAGATCGGTGGTCGGGTAAAAACTGACCATGAAGATGGATTTCTTTTGGATAGAGGTTTTCAGGTATTGTTGACAGCTTATCCAGAAGTAAAAAAATACTTAGATCTTCCTGCGTTGAACTTAAAAACATTTGAGCCGGGAGCTGTGGTTTTTGATAAGAAGGATTCTTACATTATTTCAGATCCACTTAGGAATCCATTGAAGGTCTTAGGAATGGCTTTTTCTAGAGTAGGTTCCTTTTTAGATAAAGTCAAGATGTTTAGCCTTACCCAGCAATTAAAAAAGAAGTCAATAGAAGAAATATTTCAAGAGCCATCCATCCCCACATGGCAGTACTTGAAAAAGTATGGTTTTTCTGATCAAATCATTTCAAACTTTTTTAAGCCCTTTTTCCGGGGAATTTTTTTAGAAAAGCAATTAAACACCTCATCAAGAATGTTTGAGTTTGTGTTTAAAATGTTTAGCCAGGGGCATGCTGCCATTCCAGAAAAGGGAATGGGTGAAATACCTGCAATGCTAAGGAAGCAGCTGGGTAGAACACAGATTTTCTTTAATAGTCCTGTAGATAAAGTGGAAAGAAATACCATCAAACTTAAAAATGGCGAAGTTCTGGAAGCGGATAGGATTTTAATTTGTACTCAGCCCGATCAGGTCATGGAACAGTTGCAGGGACAATTTCCAAAAACTAAATCTGTGATTACCCTTTACTTTTCTTTACAAAATTCATTTATGGCCAGGCCGATGTTAGGGTTAGTACCAAATGAAGGCCATCTCATCAATAACTTGGTGTTTATGGATGATGTGTCTGAATCCTACTCAACGAATGGTAGAGCCTTACTTTCTATTACTGTTTTGGAGAGTGATTTGGATGAAAAATCCTTGATTAAAGCAGTTCAGGAGGAATTAGAGCAATATTCTGGAGTGAAAGCGGATTACTTTAAATTCGTCAAATCCTATTATATCAAGCATGCAATTCCTACAGTTGATGATATGAAAGCCAGCATTCCGATCACGGAATGTAAATTAACTGATCATGTTTTTCTGGGAGGTGATTACCTTTTGAATGGATCCATAAATGCCGCAATGACTTCTGGTCGGTTGGTGGCAGAGTCGGTAATGCTAAGTTATACGCCAACCCATTAA